From one Cydia pomonella isolate Wapato2018A unplaced genomic scaffold, ilCydPomo1 PGA_scaffold_59, whole genome shotgun sequence genomic stretch:
- the LOC133534131 gene encoding uncharacterized protein LOC133534131, whose amino-acid sequence MSLERKLNSNPKFKRAYVEFMDDYEARGHLEEVEPPSTSKGHFYYIPHHGILRDSVTTPLRVVFDASAKDANEVSLNATLLAGPKFQTNIFDLLTRFRWHAVVFTGDVKQMYRQILVSDEDAEFQRILWRPSAVGPVRDYRLKTVTYGVSAAPFQALRTMAQLASDSAAAYPSGSTVLARDIYVDDVVTGADSVEQARLLQVNLTKILSSGGFHLRKWTSNISEFLESLPSSDLYSEDLKHFEEMTDISLKILGLLWQPQSDSFRFRVAAAPNGRCTKRTILSEIARIFDPLGFLSPVTFLAKYLMQLLWVSGVSWDGDVPESIRLEWQEFKTQLSSLSAVAVPRRLVGKFDELHLHGFCDASERGFCAVIYCRTVTEEGDVDVQLVCAKSKVAPLRKFWSPRVSSMRPFKAAWKAWPWSQTTATGSRPVSMTAPIGNANRF is encoded by the exons ATGTCGTTGGAACGCAAGTTGAACTCCAACCCCAAGTTCAAAAGGGCGTATGTGGAATTTATGGATGACTATGAGGCTCGTGGTCACTTGGAAGAAGTGGAACCTCCTTCCACAAGTAAAGGCCACTTCTATTACATACCTCACCATGGAATTCTGCGCGATTCCGTCACCACTCCTCTTCGCGTGGTTTTCGACGCAAGCGCTAAGGACGCCAACGAGGTGTCTTTGAACGCTACTCTTCTCGCTGGGCCCAAGTTTCAGACCAACATCTTCGATCTGCTCACACGTTTTCGCTGGCATGCCGTCGTCTTCACAGGTGACGTGAAACAGATGTACAGGCAGATCCTGGTCTCTGATGAAGACGCTGAATTTCAGCGCATTTTGTGGCGCCCTTCTGCTGTCGGTCCTGTGCGCGACTACCGTCTTAAAACGGTAACCTACGGGGTTTCTGCTGCGCCATTCCAAGCTCTTCGTACAATGGCTCAACTTGCCAGTGATTCTGCAGCCGCATACCCAAGTGGTTCAACTGTTCTCGCTCGTGACATCTACGTCGACGACGTCGTCACCGGAGCGGATTCTGTCGAGCAGGCGCGTCTACTTCAGGTGAACCTTACGAAAATATTGTCGTCGGGGGGTTTCCACCTCAGGAAGTGGACCTCCAATATTAGTGAGTTCTTGGAGAGTCTTCCGTCTTCTGATCTGTACTCGGAAGACTTAAAACATTTCGAAGAAATGACTGACATTTCTCTAAAGATATTGGGCTTGCTATGGCAACCTCAATCAGATTCTTTCCGGTTTCGTGTCGCCGCTGCTCCTAACGGTCGGTGCACCAAGCGCACCATTCTGTCGGAGATAGCTAGAATCTTCGATCCATTAGGTTTCCTCTCGCCTGTAACATTTCTCGCCAAGTATCTGATGCAATTGCTTTGGGTTTCGGGCGTTTCCTGGGATGGAGATGTCCCGGAAAGCATCAGGCTGGAATGGCAAGAATTCAAAACTCAACTCTCGTCGCTGAGTGCTGTAGCTGTGCCACGCCGTTTAGTCGGGAAATTCGACGAGCTACATCTCCACGGATTTTGTGACGCGTCAGAACGTGGCTTCTGTGCCGTAATCTATTGCCGTACAGTAACTGAGGAGGGTGACGTCGACGTCCAGCTGGTGTGTGCTAAGTCCAAGGTCGCGCCATTACGTAAATT CTGGTCGCCACGCGTCTCTTCCATGAGGCCCTTCAAGGCCGCCTGGAAGGCCTGGCCCTGGTCGCAGACCACCGCGACGGGCAGCAGGCCCGTGTCGATGACGGCACcaatagggaatgcaaaccggttttaa